From the Gramella sp. Hel_I_59 genome, one window contains:
- a CDS encoding GMC oxidoreductase has translation MPFYNYNVDKITSDLLKKEVVIIGAGASGIMLALELLKLKISTVIIETGHFQEDEKRQVLNEVVQTGKKLENAVWGRKRAIGGTTIAWGGQSLPFSYLDFKKREYVANSGWPINFDSLKEYYKDANRFMGVDVMDYEGQIFSKLNIKRPNIDKNKLNYHASKWANEPNFRKKYKNQLENEVDVIYNAQVTEIIANKNKVEGIILGNFKGESMEAPIKKLVLATGAIEATRMMLHLSKKNKNFFSENGELIGKYFMDHPCMKIGSVKNIRDEYYFQKQFNTNYHKNRKYSFRISLSDYAQTKYKILNASLSLMFYYSNETEDPIYRAKSLVKTRNLSSLGWILKNWRIYYKMLVAYLYDGFLYKPNADVKLVVMAEQEPSLDSFISLSEEKDEFGQEKALINWNVSNKTSQSIKSIVKFFENYLNESGRATIEYFSDLDKINNNLLSDVNHFMGGTRMSKSEETGIVDENLKVWQTENLFVCSTSVFPTGSHSNPTLTLLALTQRLAYHLKSVSLYEK, from the coding sequence ATGCCATTTTACAATTATAATGTTGATAAAATTACATCTGATCTCCTTAAAAAGGAGGTTGTAATTATTGGCGCCGGAGCATCAGGTATAATGCTAGCTTTAGAATTATTAAAATTAAAAATAAGCACTGTTATTATCGAAACCGGACATTTTCAGGAAGATGAAAAACGACAAGTGTTGAATGAAGTTGTGCAGACGGGAAAAAAATTAGAAAATGCTGTATGGGGCCGAAAAAGAGCAATTGGAGGTACCACAATAGCATGGGGAGGTCAATCCTTACCCTTTTCTTATCTAGATTTCAAAAAGAGAGAATATGTCGCAAACAGTGGATGGCCTATAAATTTTGATTCTCTAAAAGAATACTATAAAGACGCTAATAGGTTCATGGGCGTTGATGTTATGGATTATGAAGGGCAAATATTCTCTAAACTCAATATAAAAAGACCAAATATTGATAAAAATAAATTGAATTATCATGCGTCGAAATGGGCTAACGAACCTAATTTCAGGAAGAAATATAAAAACCAACTAGAAAATGAAGTTGATGTAATTTATAATGCACAAGTAACCGAAATTATTGCAAACAAAAATAAGGTAGAAGGTATTATTCTAGGGAATTTTAAAGGAGAGAGTATGGAAGCTCCCATTAAAAAACTAGTGCTGGCAACAGGAGCAATTGAAGCCACTAGAATGATGCTTCATTTAAGCAAAAAAAATAAAAATTTTTTTAGTGAAAACGGTGAGCTAATAGGAAAGTATTTTATGGATCACCCTTGTATGAAAATAGGTTCTGTAAAAAACATTCGGGATGAGTACTATTTTCAGAAACAGTTCAATACAAATTATCATAAAAATAGAAAATATTCTTTCCGAATCAGTCTATCTGATTATGCTCAAACGAAATATAAAATATTAAATGCCTCATTAAGCTTAATGTTTTATTATTCAAATGAAACAGAGGATCCTATTTATAGGGCAAAAAGTTTAGTTAAAACTCGCAACTTAAGTTCTCTGGGATGGATATTGAAAAACTGGAGAATTTACTATAAAATGTTAGTCGCTTATTTGTATGATGGATTTCTCTATAAGCCAAATGCTGATGTTAAATTAGTTGTAATGGCGGAACAGGAGCCTTCCTTGGATAGCTTTATCTCATTGAGTGAGGAAAAGGATGAGTTCGGTCAGGAAAAAGCTTTAATTAATTGGAATGTTTCTAATAAAACTTCTCAATCCATAAAGAGTATTGTAAAATTCTTTGAAAATTATTTAAATGAAAGTGGACGGGCTACAATTGAATATTTTTCTGATTTGGATAAAATTAATAATAATCTTCTATCGGATGTCAACCATTTTATGGGAGGAACCAGAATGAGTAAATCTGAAGAAACGGGGATTGTAGATGAAAATCTAAAAGTATGGCAAACCGAGAACTTGTTTGTTTGCAGCACTTCAGTTTTTCCAACAGGATCACATTCTAATCCTACGCTTACCTTACTAGCTTTGACACAGAGGTTAGCCTATCATCTTAAATCAGTTTCTCTTTATGAAAAATAG
- a CDS encoding aldo/keto reductase: MKEKRSQLGFGTASLTSIKSYHESLSLLNCAYDKGITLFDTAPLYGKGYAELILGKFVRNKRSEIEITTKFGLGASSSKFIHPFLALPLNYITKKVKNNKKSDKKPQAFVPNLYVRTIDKISIENSLNQSLKNLQTDYIDNFMIHEGLPFFITEEGLDFLFNLKKEGVILNLGVAVNSHHLKKIDEPLHDNWDILQYDHMSSNSKSIQTSFPERDHYFHSILKNIEESQVVEVNDKEKAGYLLAQIANKNTSSKILFSTRKKSRLIDNIDSFNKFKN, translated from the coding sequence ATGAAAGAAAAAAGATCTCAACTTGGTTTCGGTACAGCAAGTTTAACGAGCATAAAGTCTTACCACGAGAGTTTATCATTATTAAATTGCGCTTATGATAAAGGCATCACTTTATTTGATACTGCTCCATTATATGGAAAAGGTTATGCTGAGTTAATTTTAGGCAAGTTCGTTAGAAATAAAAGAAGTGAAATTGAAATAACAACTAAATTTGGATTAGGTGCTTCAAGTTCAAAGTTTATTCATCCATTCTTGGCTTTACCTCTTAATTATATTACCAAAAAAGTTAAAAACAATAAAAAATCTGATAAGAAGCCTCAAGCATTTGTACCGAATTTGTATGTGAGAACTATTGACAAAATCTCAATTGAAAATTCATTAAATCAAAGTCTGAAAAACCTTCAGACAGATTACATTGATAATTTTATGATACATGAGGGGCTGCCTTTCTTCATTACAGAAGAAGGTTTAGACTTTCTTTTTAATTTAAAAAAGGAGGGTGTGATATTAAACCTTGGAGTCGCAGTAAATAGTCACCATTTAAAAAAAATTGACGAGCCTTTACACGATAATTGGGACATACTTCAATACGATCATATGTCTTCAAATTCAAAATCCATACAGACAAGTTTTCCTGAAAGAGACCATTACTTCCATTCAATTTTGAAAAACATAGAAGAATCTCAGGTTGTAGAAGTTAATGACAAGGAGAAAGCAGGATATTTGTTAGCTCAAATAGCGAACAAGAACACAAGCTCTAAAATTTTATTTTCTACAAGAAAGAAGAGCCGATTAATAGATAATATTGATTCCTTTAATAAGTTCAAAAACTAA
- a CDS encoding glycosyltransferase family 4 protein, producing MKKVLMIYPHWHPANLAGVHRPRLIGNFLKDLGWTPRILTVHEEYFEETPDHDFKRTFSSDFEVTRVKALKTFKPRLIGDIGLRAFYQLYKKALELIETEKIDFIWLPIPSFYNSLLGRLIYEKTKMPYGIDYIDPWVRDITNQTGVRAQLSQSVARALEPIAVKKASLISGVSTPYYEPVLKKNFPEFYNKDNELLSETVNSKSGRKIVHVAMPYGFDPNDHEVVLPNVKFPWDNDPQDQKNWIYAGAFLPNSHILLSAFFEAIENLRKKGLWDEKIKLWFLGTGTYPAKSITEYSEEFGLQDILTEKRKRYPFLQVLNFLSAANTVMIIGSTEKHYTASKTFQALLSKKPVFSVFHRESSAVKVMEDCKADDYTVRFNPDDDRETLVDQFEEKLLNRLNPTSWNPDLEVLNKFSAKESARKLVQGIEKVY from the coding sequence ATGAAAAAAGTTTTGATGATTTATCCACACTGGCATCCTGCAAACCTTGCAGGTGTTCACCGGCCCCGCCTAATCGGTAACTTCCTGAAGGATCTTGGCTGGACACCGAGGATTTTAACGGTACACGAAGAATACTTCGAAGAAACTCCTGATCATGATTTCAAACGAACTTTTTCTTCTGATTTTGAAGTAACACGCGTAAAAGCCTTGAAAACCTTTAAGCCGAGATTGATCGGGGACATTGGGTTGAGAGCCTTTTACCAGCTATATAAGAAAGCTCTGGAATTAATTGAAACGGAAAAAATCGACTTTATCTGGTTACCTATTCCTTCCTTTTATAATTCTTTGCTGGGAAGGCTTATCTATGAAAAGACAAAGATGCCTTATGGGATAGACTATATCGATCCATGGGTAAGGGATATTACAAATCAAACAGGAGTTCGGGCTCAGCTAAGTCAGTCGGTGGCAAGAGCTTTAGAGCCTATTGCCGTTAAAAAAGCAAGCTTAATAAGCGGAGTATCCACACCTTATTATGAACCTGTTTTAAAGAAAAATTTTCCCGAGTTTTATAATAAGGACAATGAATTGCTTTCTGAGACGGTAAACTCCAAATCTGGAAGAAAAATAGTACATGTGGCAATGCCTTATGGCTTCGATCCCAATGATCACGAAGTTGTCCTTCCTAACGTTAAGTTTCCGTGGGACAATGATCCCCAGGACCAGAAGAACTGGATCTATGCGGGTGCGTTTCTTCCCAATAGCCACATTTTGCTTTCTGCATTTTTTGAAGCTATTGAGAATTTAAGAAAGAAGGGACTTTGGGACGAAAAAATAAAGTTGTGGTTTCTAGGTACCGGAACTTATCCCGCAAAATCAATTACAGAATATTCAGAGGAATTTGGGTTACAGGATATCTTAACCGAAAAGAGGAAGCGTTATCCTTTTCTACAAGTTTTAAACTTTCTTTCAGCGGCAAATACGGTAATGATCATAGGAAGTACGGAGAAGCATTATACAGCCAGTAAAACCTTCCAGGCACTTTTAAGTAAAAAACCGGTATTTAGCGTCTTTCATAGAGAAAGCAGTGCTGTAAAAGTCATGGAAGATTGTAAAGCAGACGATTACACGGTACGTTTTAATCCGGATGACGATAGAGAGACCTTAGTAGATCAATTTGAGGAGAAACTTTTAAACCGTCTAAACCCTACATCATGGAATCCCGATCTGGAGGTATTAAATAAATTTTCAGCTAAGGAATCGGCACGTAAATTGGTTCAAGGAATTGAAAAAGTATATTAA
- a CDS encoding glycosyltransferase family 4 protein, with the protein MKNLLFISTSSLAANPRLVKEFEALKHTFACHVLCFKHHDWSLELSETIKARNPEIHFIEIDRKKEIIKTVFSKVLQKFAIVLNPFFPTNFGVCAFASNDKALQLWFMANALQKNSKFSRIIAHNLGAFYASVKLSEKNDIALQLDVEDYYPGEALYFNKAYEKQNRMKLMAHSFLRAESVSYASKGIQLECEKHFKGDNQIENLTIINSFNAEDFKKPGNTHTNIIKCVWFSQHIGPNRGLEKVFAAAKSLDRIEFHLIGNPNYNYLETVSIGKNVMLHDIMKQEDLHEFLSQMDIGLALENVEADDNRNICLTNKFLAYVQAGLYILATDTFGQSQFLSSLDYNAGLIMEFSLEKSLQDLDRNLIQTTAKVERWQNARSFSWENEQLKLQKLVS; encoded by the coding sequence ATGAAAAATCTTCTCTTTATTTCAACCTCAAGCTTAGCAGCTAACCCCAGGCTCGTGAAGGAATTTGAAGCCCTTAAACATACATTTGCCTGTCATGTTTTGTGCTTTAAACATCATGACTGGAGCTTAGAGCTTTCTGAAACAATTAAAGCTAGAAATCCGGAAATTCATTTTATCGAGATTGACAGAAAAAAAGAAATAATTAAAACAGTTTTTTCGAAGGTCTTACAAAAATTTGCTATTGTTCTCAACCCATTTTTTCCAACCAATTTTGGAGTCTGTGCATTTGCCAGTAACGATAAAGCCCTGCAATTATGGTTTATGGCTAATGCTCTACAGAAAAACTCAAAGTTTTCCCGAATAATTGCCCATAACCTGGGTGCTTTTTATGCTTCTGTAAAACTTTCGGAAAAAAATGACATTGCCCTACAATTAGATGTAGAAGATTATTATCCCGGAGAAGCCCTGTATTTTAATAAAGCTTATGAAAAGCAAAACAGGATGAAGCTTATGGCGCATAGTTTTCTACGAGCAGAGAGTGTTTCTTATGCTTCTAAAGGTATTCAACTGGAGTGTGAAAAGCATTTTAAAGGGGACAACCAAATAGAAAATTTGACTATTATTAATTCCTTTAATGCGGAGGATTTTAAAAAACCAGGAAACACTCACACGAATATCATAAAGTGTGTTTGGTTTTCTCAGCATATCGGCCCCAATCGAGGCCTTGAAAAAGTTTTTGCAGCAGCAAAAAGCTTAGACCGAATAGAATTTCACCTTATAGGAAACCCTAATTACAACTATTTGGAAACTGTAAGTATAGGCAAGAACGTAATGCTGCATGACATCATGAAACAGGAAGATTTACATGAATTTTTAAGCCAAATGGATATTGGTCTTGCTCTTGAAAATGTAGAGGCAGACGATAACCGTAACATCTGTTTAACGAATAAATTTTTAGCCTATGTTCAGGCAGGTCTGTATATTTTAGCAACCGATACCTTTGGTCAATCACAATTTTTGAGTTCCTTGGATTATAATGCGGGGCTTATCATGGAATTTTCCTTAGAAAAATCACTTCAGGATCTAGACCGAAACCTTATACAAACGACTGCTAAAGTTGAGAGATGGCAGAACGCCAGGTCTTTTTCCTGGGAGAATGAACAACTTAAGTTACAGAAATTAGTATCATGA
- a CDS encoding glycosyltransferase family A protein, producing the protein MAENLVSVIIPNFNSIKFIEATLDSVFNQTYKNIEIIIIDDGSTDGSFEYISNLDNQNIKLLKSPGKGACAARNYGLRLAKGEFIQFLDADDLFSPNKIESQVSALRNQPESIAVCSTKHFYETIDKGVITDREFLYTTSDTEAFLLNLYGANGQQNMVQTSAWLTPRILLDKVAPWDETLSKDQDGEYFCRVVTTAKKVIYTPETVNYYRKHIKGSNIANQRQQIHLESQIRALDSKTKQFVILKDSQAYNNAMALQYKIIAIDAYPMHKTIYKAAIHKTDQFGGSTYEPVMGGKIIESIKAIFGWRAAKSFSVFIHKYVTA; encoded by the coding sequence ATGGCTGAAAATTTAGTGTCAGTTATTATCCCAAACTTCAACAGCATTAAATTTATTGAAGCGACTTTAGATTCAGTCTTCAATCAAACTTATAAGAACATTGAAATCATAATTATAGATGATGGATCCACTGATGGTTCTTTCGAATACATTTCAAATCTCGATAATCAAAATATAAAACTTTTAAAAAGCCCTGGGAAAGGCGCCTGTGCTGCCAGAAATTATGGACTAAGACTGGCAAAGGGGGAATTTATTCAGTTTTTGGATGCCGATGATTTGTTCAGTCCTAATAAAATTGAATCTCAAGTTTCTGCATTAAGGAACCAACCTGAATCCATTGCTGTATGCTCCACTAAACATTTTTATGAAACTATAGATAAAGGCGTGATAACCGATAGAGAGTTTCTCTATACAACGAGCGATACTGAAGCATTTTTATTAAATCTATATGGGGCAAATGGACAACAGAATATGGTGCAAACCAGTGCGTGGTTAACTCCTAGAATTTTGCTTGATAAAGTTGCCCCCTGGGATGAAACATTGAGTAAGGACCAGGATGGGGAGTATTTTTGCAGAGTTGTAACCACCGCTAAAAAAGTTATTTATACTCCTGAAACTGTAAACTATTATAGAAAACATATAAAGGGCTCAAATATTGCCAATCAAAGGCAACAAATCCATCTGGAAAGTCAAATACGCGCTTTAGATTCAAAGACAAAGCAGTTCGTTATATTGAAAGATTCTCAAGCCTATAACAACGCCATGGCCTTGCAATATAAAATAATAGCTATTGACGCATATCCTATGCACAAGACTATTTACAAAGCCGCAATACATAAAACTGACCAGTTTGGTGGTAGTACTTATGAGCCGGTTATGGGAGGTAAGATTATTGAAAGCATAAAAGCTATTTTTGGTTGGCGCGCGGCAAAATCATTTTCTGTGTTCATTCACAAATACGTGACAGCATAA
- a CDS encoding sulfotransferase, which produces MSKPTLPNLFIIGAMKSGTTSLHQYLDNHPEIFMSRTKELNFFIEEENFSKGIDWYRAQFDESFKYNGESSQSYTKQHIYKGVSSRIKNTINEDGRFIYVVRDPIKRIISHINEAKLQGNRKNNFDLEDYTTAQLEELNYVLTSKYYYQLKPFLNFFPIKNFHFVSFEELIADPGRELNKIFNFLDLKEMELDELENLTAKNVSKERLVEAKWIRNLKNGSFLPSVAKTFIPSNSKDRIRKYLDRSGLGKAPVNQIKLSPELKKRIENVLRNDVNKFREVTGRNFTHWSI; this is translated from the coding sequence ATGTCTAAACCTACTTTACCAAATCTATTTATCATTGGAGCTATGAAAAGTGGAACCACTTCTCTACACCAATATTTGGATAATCATCCTGAAATTTTTATGTCCAGAACCAAAGAGCTTAACTTTTTTATAGAAGAGGAAAATTTTTCTAAGGGTATTGATTGGTATAGGGCACAATTCGATGAATCATTTAAATATAATGGAGAATCTTCGCAGAGTTATACCAAACAGCACATATATAAAGGAGTTTCTTCTAGAATAAAAAATACAATTAATGAAGATGGTCGTTTTATTTATGTAGTAAGAGATCCAATTAAAAGAATTATAAGTCATATCAACGAAGCAAAGCTTCAAGGTAACCGAAAAAATAATTTTGATTTGGAAGATTACACTACTGCTCAACTAGAAGAACTAAATTATGTACTTACCAGTAAATATTATTATCAGCTAAAGCCATTTCTTAATTTTTTTCCAATTAAAAATTTTCATTTTGTTTCTTTCGAGGAATTAATAGCCGACCCAGGAAGAGAATTAAATAAAATTTTTAATTTTTTAGATCTAAAGGAAATGGAGCTTGATGAGCTAGAAAATTTAACTGCAAAAAATGTCTCAAAAGAAAGATTGGTAGAAGCCAAATGGATAAGAAATTTGAAGAACGGATCATTTCTTCCTTCAGTAGCAAAGACTTTTATCCCTTCCAATTCAAAAGATAGGATCCGGAAATATCTCGACCGTAGTGGATTAGGTAAAGCTCCGGTAAATCAAATTAAATTATCCCCAGAATTGAAAAAAAGAATTGAAAACGTATTGCGGAATGATGTCAATAAGTTCAGAGAAGTGACAGGACGCAATTTTACCCACTGGTCTATTTAA
- a CDS encoding glycosyltransferase has translation MRIAFVIETFPSTTEVAILNQVIGLIESGADVTIFTFNKSYLKEKNIHQKVFQQPLNIIELPKPAFSKYKNEWKNKLAVRFNALPLLWRSFLISPGLSWKAITESTYGETKNGFKIIYAIQPLLEQNSNFDVIHCQFGPMGLWGAILRDLGLLKGKLITSFRGYDINDLPQKTNEEIYSFLKLKGDLFTANTLNTKQNAIKLGFESNKIHIIPSSINVKEFQYLNRGYDKENEFEILTVARLTEVKGLEYAIKAMAILKNDFKLTNFRYRIVGEGELKQSLQALIDENDLHDQVILEGYHSQEALRSFFYNKAHLFILPSIITSTGNKEAQGVVLQEAQACGIPVIGTNTGGIPEGILDGKSGFIVPDKEPRSIAKVVQKILTEPLLIKQMGSEGRRFVEENFDINSVTKNLIHLYQS, from the coding sequence ATGAGGATTGCCTTCGTTATCGAAACATTTCCTTCTACAACAGAAGTTGCTATTTTAAATCAAGTTATAGGCTTGATTGAAAGTGGTGCAGATGTTACGATATTTACTTTTAACAAAAGCTACCTGAAGGAAAAGAATATCCACCAAAAGGTTTTTCAGCAACCACTAAATATTATTGAATTACCTAAACCAGCTTTTTCCAAGTACAAAAATGAATGGAAAAATAAATTGGCGGTTCGATTTAACGCCCTCCCCCTTTTATGGCGTTCATTTTTAATATCTCCCGGCCTTTCCTGGAAAGCAATTACTGAAAGCACCTATGGAGAAACCAAAAATGGGTTTAAAATCATTTATGCCATACAACCTTTATTGGAGCAGAATTCTAATTTTGATGTCATTCATTGCCAATTTGGTCCTATGGGATTATGGGGCGCCATCCTACGGGATCTGGGTTTGTTGAAAGGAAAATTAATCACATCTTTTAGAGGATATGATATAAATGATTTGCCTCAAAAAACAAATGAAGAAATTTATTCATTCTTAAAACTGAAGGGAGATCTTTTCACAGCGAATACTTTGAACACAAAACAAAATGCCATAAAATTAGGTTTTGAAAGTAATAAAATTCATATAATTCCTTCGTCAATAAACGTAAAGGAATTTCAGTATCTCAATAGAGGTTATGATAAAGAAAATGAATTTGAGATTCTTACAGTAGCTAGGCTCACCGAAGTAAAAGGTTTAGAATATGCAATTAAGGCTATGGCTATTCTGAAAAATGACTTTAAACTTACAAACTTTCGCTATCGAATAGTTGGAGAAGGAGAATTGAAGCAATCTTTACAAGCATTGATAGACGAAAATGATTTACACGATCAGGTCATCTTAGAAGGTTATCATTCGCAAGAAGCTTTGAGATCCTTCTTTTACAACAAAGCTCATTTATTTATTCTTCCTAGCATTATCACTTCTACAGGTAATAAAGAAGCACAAGGTGTAGTATTACAGGAAGCTCAGGCTTGCGGGATACCGGTTATAGGTACAAACACAGGAGGCATCCCGGAGGGAATTCTTGATGGGAAATCGGGATTTATTGTTCCTGATAAAGAGCCTCGCTCTATAGCTAAAGTAGTTCAAAAGATATTGACTGAACCTCTTTTAATTAAACAAATGGGTAGCGAAGGGCGTCGCTTTGTTGAAGAGAATTTTGATATTAATTCAGTAACAAAAAATTTAATTCATTTATACCAGTCATAA
- a CDS encoding glycosyltransferase, which yields MKIAVFCGKFPSVSETFVVEEICQLLDDGNDVIIFSKEKGGNDFTSAKFNQYKLQERTIYFTLNRRKTLKGVVESVFTNLNNISKIPKLINRIGVRSLFSNRGQSFSFHEHHHFDIIHCHFAVMGDLAVKLRQRKIISGKIITTFHGSGLVTLNSKKGIYPHLIKEGDLFISNSAFTTQVAVSKGYSENKIFYVPAQFDSNKFIRSKPRFYPKEKITIISIGRLVPFKGFYYGVHAIKNLLLKGHTNIEYRIIGEGPTRAELEKEIQEYDLEEYVTLLGQQTSEIVKEELEKADIYIMPGIIDDNGRAEAQGVVLQEAQAMELPVIASRVGGMVQGINDGKSGFLVSQKDEVELAEKIIWFLEHQDRIKEFGQNGRAFVLENFNSKKNFEKLLGCYRHTLNK from the coding sequence ATGAAAATAGCTGTTTTTTGTGGAAAGTTCCCGTCGGTGTCAGAAACGTTTGTCGTTGAAGAAATATGTCAATTATTAGATGATGGAAATGATGTGATCATCTTTTCTAAAGAAAAAGGTGGCAATGATTTTACGAGTGCAAAATTCAACCAATACAAACTTCAGGAACGCACCATTTATTTCACTTTAAATAGAAGAAAGACCTTAAAAGGAGTAGTTGAATCTGTATTCACTAATTTAAATAATATCAGTAAAATCCCTAAACTGATAAATAGAATTGGTGTAAGAAGCTTGTTCTCTAATCGAGGCCAATCTTTTTCCTTTCATGAACATCATCATTTTGATATTATTCATTGCCACTTTGCTGTAATGGGAGACCTTGCTGTGAAGTTGCGTCAAAGAAAAATAATATCAGGTAAAATAATAACAACTTTTCATGGATCTGGTTTAGTAACTCTAAATAGTAAAAAAGGGATATATCCTCATTTAATTAAGGAAGGAGATCTTTTTATTTCCAATTCCGCCTTCACAACGCAAGTAGCTGTTAGCAAAGGATATTCTGAAAACAAGATTTTTTATGTGCCTGCACAATTTGATAGCAACAAATTTATTAGGTCCAAACCAAGATTCTACCCTAAAGAGAAAATTACAATCATTTCCATAGGTAGGTTAGTACCTTTTAAAGGCTTCTATTATGGTGTCCATGCTATAAAAAATCTGTTGTTGAAGGGACATACCAATATTGAATACAGAATAATTGGCGAAGGACCAACCAGAGCAGAACTTGAAAAAGAAATTCAGGAATATGATCTTGAGGAATACGTGACTTTATTAGGACAACAAACCAGCGAAATTGTTAAAGAAGAACTTGAAAAAGCCGATATATATATCATGCCAGGTATAATTGATGACAATGGTAGAGCAGAAGCGCAAGGTGTAGTGCTACAGGAAGCTCAGGCAATGGAATTACCTGTTATTGCATCCCGTGTAGGAGGCATGGTGCAAGGAATAAATGATGGCAAAAGTGGATTTTTAGTTTCACAAAAAGATGAAGTTGAATTAGCTGAAAAGATAATCTGGTTTTTGGAACACCAGGATAGAATAAAGGAATTTGGACAAAATGGAAGAGCTTTCGTTTTGGAAAATTTTAATTCTAAAAAAAATTTTGAAAAACTTTTGGGATGTTATAGACATACCCTTAATAAATAG
- a CDS encoding sulfotransferase domain-containing protein, with the protein MNFKDIQIYSHPRSGSNYYADLINKNFTHKDNFRQIYGDHRFPGNIVRDNPSTAFLYIKRDFPAVLNSIFNMKERFGLLVSSPEELQQSIYKEVYNPRLKSFIQVKNDEGFKVETKISKFFSSIEMKPLEFHNLHITQWEKNKKYKNYHSVNYNDLLNNFDKTMSEINMFLGADNSEFTNTSEQVGYIPPKNGKHYLIMNIYNKYFLKPALYVYKNVKRNR; encoded by the coding sequence ATGAATTTTAAAGATATCCAAATTTATTCCCATCCAAGATCCGGATCAAATTATTATGCAGATCTGATAAATAAAAATTTTACTCACAAGGACAACTTCCGCCAAATTTATGGAGATCACAGGTTCCCGGGAAATATTGTGAGGGATAATCCCTCGACGGCTTTTCTTTACATTAAAAGAGACTTTCCTGCTGTTCTAAATTCTATATTTAATATGAAAGAAAGATTTGGACTCCTTGTTTCCTCACCTGAGGAGTTGCAGCAGTCAATATATAAAGAAGTTTATAATCCGCGACTAAAGTCTTTTATTCAGGTTAAAAACGACGAAGGCTTTAAAGTAGAAACAAAAATTTCAAAATTTTTTTCCAGTATCGAAATGAAGCCTCTAGAGTTTCATAATTTACATATTACTCAATGGGAAAAAAATAAAAAATATAAAAATTATCATTCTGTTAATTACAATGATCTCTTAAATAATTTCGACAAAACAATGTCCGAAATTAACATGTTCCTTGGAGCCGATAATTCCGAGTTTACTAATACTTCTGAGCAAGTGGGATACATCCCGCCAAAAAATGGAAAACATTATCTAATAATGAACATTTATAACAAATATTTTTTAAAACCTGCTCTTTACGTTTATAAAAATGTTAAGAGAAACAGATGA
- a CDS encoding glycosyltransferase, translating to METVSICMITYNHEKYIESAIKSVLAQITSFTIKLYIGEDFSNDGTRRICQTYQRNFPDQVELLPSNKNLGMIPNFVQTLQACDGKYIALLEGDDFWTDPNKLQKQIDFLETNDEYIMCFHDAFKLDEIGTGKTGERTINKDERADISTEDLLIRNRANTLTVVFRNNVLKTYPDWLYTFNGADRFLYLLLSQYGKIKYLPFVGATYRLHSGGISNFKRKPESVDVLINHYKDRIRANETLNRHFNFQYENLISTIIKDYAIQSFLLYFYTRDYGGCKNIISQYKLRIFSSLNYKYQLKFILVSLAGNFKKEKKK from the coding sequence ATGGAAACAGTGAGTATCTGCATGATTACCTATAATCATGAAAAATATATTGAATCAGCAATAAAAAGTGTCCTAGCTCAAATCACGAGCTTTACAATAAAGCTGTACATTGGAGAAGACTTTTCTAATGATGGAACTAGAAGAATATGTCAGACTTATCAGAGGAATTTTCCCGATCAAGTGGAATTATTACCTTCAAATAAAAATTTGGGAATGATTCCCAATTTTGTTCAAACATTACAAGCTTGTGATGGCAAATACATTGCTTTACTGGAAGGAGACGATTTTTGGACAGACCCCAATAAACTTCAAAAACAAATTGACTTTTTGGAGACAAATGACGAATACATTATGTGTTTTCATGACGCTTTCAAACTCGATGAAATAGGTACTGGTAAAACGGGGGAAAGGACAATTAATAAAGATGAGAGAGCAGATATTTCTACAGAAGACCTGTTAATTAGAAACCGAGCAAACACTCTTACAGTTGTTTTTAGAAATAATGTATTGAAAACATATCCTGATTGGCTTTATACATTTAATGGTGCAGATCGTTTTCTATACCTCCTACTTAGTCAATATGGAAAAATAAAATACCTTCCTTTTGTCGGTGCTACTTATCGGCTTCATTCTGGAGGAATATCTAACTTCAAAAGGAAGCCTGAAAGTGTTGATGTCCTAATAAATCATTATAAGGATAGAATAAGAGCAAATGAAACTTTAAATCGTCATTTTAATTTCCAATATGAGAATTTAATTTCCACCATAATTAAAGATTATGCAATTCAATCGTTTCTGCTTTATTTTTATACTAGGGACTATGGCGGTTGTAAAAATATTATTAGTCAATATAAGCTGAGGATATTTTCCAGTTTGAATTACAAATACCAATTAAAATTTATCTTGGTTTCACTTGCAGGAAATTTTAAAAAAGAAAAAAAGAAATGA